Proteins co-encoded in one Ictalurus furcatus strain D&B chromosome 9, Billie_1.0, whole genome shotgun sequence genomic window:
- the LOC128612670 gene encoding B2 bradykinin receptor-like yields MTTLRSSSLYFKAVRHVVCIVEQEGKWQQIGRGKQHIWIDFRSDSTQTSYQMEPEIPGTTPSAFPTSLANHSLCPESEAWDWLYTMQPVYMFVICVLGILGNVFVLLVFCLHKKACSVAEIYLGNLAAADLLLSSCLPFWAINVASGFNWHFGSLMCRLVNTGIKMNMYCSVYFLVMVSIDRYLALVFALTYGRMRRPWYAKLSCLAVWILGIILSVPTLTFREVKFISEYSVTACILSYPSYTAELACDILLVLLGFIIPVTVISYCTCKIIQALHWQVMERFNSVNKERKATVLVLAVLLAFLLCWVPFHLVTILDILMRIEVLSGCALENALDICNQIFTYLALSNSILNPILYVIVGKNFRKKVKELHSSTRKTFA; encoded by the exons ATGACGACTTTAAGATCCAGCTCACTGTATTTTAAAGCAGTCAGACATGTGGTATGCATAGTAGAGCAGGAGGGAAAGTGGCAGCAAATTGGCAGAGGAAAACAGCACATCTGGATTGATTTTCGGAGCGATTCCACTCAGACGAG CTACCAAATGGAGCCAGAAATCCCAGGAACAACACCCTCAGCTTTTCCCACCAGTCTCGCAAATCATAGCCTGTGTCCTGAATCAGAGGCATGGGATTGGTTGTACACCATGCAGCCAGTATACATGTTTGTCATCTGTGTGCTAGGAATCCTGGGAAATGTCTTTGTCCTGCTAGTATTTTGcctgcacaagaaagcctgctcTGTGGCAGAGATATACCTGGGTAACCTGGCTGCAGCTGACCTTCTTCTATCATCTTGCCTACCTTTCTGGGCCATCAATGTGGCCAGTGGTTTCAACTGGCATTTTGGCTCACTCATGTGTCGTTTGGTAAATACTGGCATCAAAATGAACATGTACTGCAGCGTCTACTTCCTGGTAATGGTGAGCATTGACCGCTATCTGGCTCTGGTGTTTGCTCTGACTTATGGCAGAATGCGGCGGCCGTGGTATGCTAAGCTGAGCTGCTTGGCTGTGTGGATTCTGGGAATCATCCTGAGTGTCCCGACACTTACCTTCAGGGAGGTAAAGTTCATCTCAGAGTACTCGGTAACTGCTTGCATTCTGAGCTACCCCAGCTACACAGCGGAACTGGCCTGTGACATTCTGCTTGTCCTGCTGGGCTTCATCATACCTGTCACTGTCATTTCCTACTGCACATGCAAGATCATACAAGCATTACACTGGCAAGTAATGGAAAGGTTCAATTCAGTaaataaagagaggaaagctacaGTGCTGGTGCTGGCTGTTCTTCTGGCATTTCTGCTGTGTTGGGTTCCTTTTCACCTGGTAACCATTTTAGATATCCTGATGAGAATTGAGGTATTAAGTGGGTGTGCACTAGAAAATGCTCTGGATATCTGTAACCAAATATTCACATATTTGGCACTGAGCAACAGCATACTCAATCCAATCCTCTATGTGATAGTTGGCAAAAACTTCAGAAAGAAAGTAAAGGAGCTCCATTCATCAACACGGAAAACATTTGCATga
- the LOC128613187 gene encoding uncharacterized protein C14orf132 — protein sequence MDLSFMAAQIPVMTGAFMDSSPNDDYSADHSLFNSSASVNAAPMTLVQTQHDEQQHVSTDAIWLWIAIIATIGNIVVVGVVYAFTF from the coding sequence ATCCCGGTTATGACAGGAGCATTCATGGACTCATCACCCAATGATGACTACAGTGCTGATCATTCCCTCTTCAACTCATCTGCCAGTGTCAATGCAGCTCCTATGACCTTAGTTCAGACTCAACACGATGAGCAGCAGCATGTCTCCACTGATGCTATATGGCTGTGGATCGCCATCATTGCCACCATTGGGAACATTGTGGTGGTCGGAGTGGTTTACGCATTCACTTTCTGA
- the LOC128612579 gene encoding B2 bradykinin receptor-like: MTTVPSLTLSDWELLECNRTEAWDWVYSIQPAYMSIICVLGAFGNAFVLAVFCIQKGHGSVADIYLGNLAAADLLMVCCLPFWVITIIHKFNWYFGQPMCQVVSLIIGMNYYCSVLFLTLVSLDRYLVLTRPMSVGRRKGTSHAKAICVAIWLAGFLLSLPALLFRSVQFFPDLETEACYMAYPHDGWRLRYNMTVNVLGFLVPVPLISYCSYHIITILSYKEVRRCSAVKTERKATVLVLVVLSVFILCWLPFQIFMFLDTLYYFNVISGCLWIHGLDIGIQLSTYLGYSNSSLNPFLYVIVGKHFRQKVKGVFVQILNWGGWRVYPAHKINSSVRYTECTRV; the protein is encoded by the coding sequence ATGACGACAGTTCCGTCGCTGACACTTTCAGACTGGGAGCTGTTGGAATGTAACCGCACAGAGGCTTGGGATTGGGTGTATTCCATACAACCGGCCTACATGTCTATCATCTGTGTGCTGGGTGCATTTGGCAACGCCTTTGTCCTTGCTGTGTTCTGCATTCAGAAAGGCCACGGCTCTGTGGCGGACATCTATCTGGGAAATCTTGCTGCTGCTGATCTCCTCATGGTGTGCTGCCTTCCCTTCTGGGTCATCACTATAATTCACAAGTTTAACTGGTACTTTGGACAGCCCATGTGCCAAGTGGTCAGCCTCATAATTGGCATGAACTACTACTGCAGCGTGCTGTTTCTCACACTCGTCAGTCTGGACCGGTACCTAGTTCTGACAAGACCCATGTCTGTGGGGAGAAGGAAAGGCACCAGCCATGCCAAGGCTATCTGTGTGGCTATTTGGCTTGCAGGCTTTTTGCTCAGTCTACCAGCCTTGTTGTTTCGCTCAGTGCAGTTTTTCCCTGACCTTGAGACAGAGGCATGCTACATGGCTTACCCTCATGATGGGTGGAGGCTGCGTTACAACATGACGGTCAATGTGTTGGGTTTCCTGGTTCCTGTACCCCTTATTTCTTACTGCAGTTACCATATCATTACAATTCTGAGTTACAAAGAGGTGAGGAGGTGTTCGGCTGTAAAAACAGAGAGGAAGGCTACAGTCTTGGTGCTTGTTGTCCTGTCAGTTTTTATTCTCTGCTGGCTGCCTTTTCAAATTTTCATGTTCCTGGacacactttattattttaatgttatctCTGGTTGTCTGTGGATACATGGTCTGGACATAGGTATACAGCTCTCTACTTACCTTGGTTATAGCAACAGCTCGCTCAACCCTTTTCTATATGTGATAGTAGGAAAACACTTCAGGCAAAAGGTTAAAGGAGTATTTGTACAGATTCTGAACTGGGGGGGCTGGAGAGTCTATCCAGCTCACAAAATCAACTCCAGTGTAAGATATACAGAGTGCACAAGAGTGTAA
- the bdkrb1 gene encoding LOW QUALITY PROTEIN: B1 bradykinin receptor (The sequence of the model RefSeq protein was modified relative to this genomic sequence to represent the inferred CDS: substituted 1 base at 1 genomic stop codon) codes for MDQEISLATIQLQNSTLFPPAIFNSSDWHLIHAIVPPYIFIVCLAGILANVFVLLVFFFQRGKWSVPEIYLGNMALADLFMLVCLPFWAMNILSYFYWPYGEFLCKVVNLSIIINMYASIYMLVMVNIDRYLALVLIMKARWLRRRRNAKVICFCLWLFGVSMGIPTATFRTVQYSPNLXTAACIIHYPSDSWKLAHHLQMDLLGFALPLLTIVSCSSNILWVLHKRRNGIYPQDRNDRKATVLVSAVTLFFFICWAPFHIFTFLDVLCDLNVLDLHSWAHTLDIGTQFTAYLAFLNSCLNPVLYICSGRYFKGKVRDIYKRRKSSTGSMATTLQRLVISTYVQRSDQITPVVL; via the coding sequence ATGGATCAAGAAATATCTTTAGCAACAATCCAGCTTCAAAATTCCACACTTTTCCCTCCTGCAATTTTCAACTCATCAGACTGGCATCTTATTCATGCTATTGTACCTCCATAcatatttattgtgtgtttggCCGGGATTCTGGCcaatgtttttgtactgttgGTGTTCTTCTTCCAGAGGGGAAAGTGGAGCGTGCCTGAGATCTACCTGGGCAACATGGCACTAGCTGACCTGTTCATGCTGGTCTGTTTACCATTTTGGGCCATGAACATCCTCAGTTACTTCTACTGGCCATACGGAGAGTTTCTGTGTAAGGTTGTCAACCTCTCCATTATTATCAACATGTACGCTAGCATTTATATGCTGGTGATGGTGAACATAGATCGCTACCTTGCACTAGTGCTGATTATGAAAGCAAGATGGCTGAGGAGGAGACGAAATGCAAAGGTCATTTGCTTTTGTCTCTGGCTCTTTGGAGTTTCCATGGGCATACCCACTGCAACTTTCAGGACAGTGCAGTACAGCCCAAATTTATAGACAGCAGCCTGCATTATTCATTACCCTTCTGACTCCTGGAAACTTGCCCACCATCTTCAAATGGACCTGTTGGGCTTTGCCCTTCCTCTCCTGACGATTGTCTCctgtagtagtaatattttGTGGGTCCTTCATAAAAGAAGGAATGGTATTTACCCACAAGACAGAAACGATAGGAAGGCCACAGTGCTGGTGTCTGCTGTGAccctgtttttcttcatttgttgGGCTCCATTTCATATTTTCACTTTCCTGGATGTACTTTGTGACCTTAACGTCCTGGATTTGCATAGCTGGGCTCATACCTTAGATATCGGAACCCAGTTCACCGCGTACTTAGCATTTCTGAACAGCTGTCTTAATCCAGTGCTTTATATATGCAGTGGCCGCTACTTCAAGGGGAAAGTCCGGGATATCTATAAAAGAAGAAAGAGCTCCACTGGGTCTATGGCCACCACACTACAACGCTTAGTTATATCAACATATGTCCAAAGGAGTGATCAAATAACACCAGTTGTATTGTAG